The Daucus carota subsp. sativus chromosome 7, DH1 v3.0, whole genome shotgun sequence genome window below encodes:
- the LOC108193390 gene encoding uncharacterized protein LOC108193390 — protein sequence MAFNWVYFLRVTLLILLIAAITTACFTLPVEKILKNFLVWVEQDLGPWGPLVLAVAYIPLTVLAVPASVLTLGGGYLFGLPVGFVADSCGATLGAAVAFLLGRTIARSFVISKLKDYPQFRAVALAIEKSGFKIVLLLRLVPMLPFSVLNYLLSVTPVALGEYMLASWLGMVPITLALVYAGTTLKDLSDVTHGWHEFSKTRWALIVSGLVLSVVLLICVTKVAKSALDKALAENEDIDDDVGAAEESTEVDRVDLQQPLLIKIDSSEDSHEK from the exons ATGGCGTTTAATTGGGTTTATTTTCTTAGAGTTACCCTTTTGATCCTCCTTATTGCAGCTATTACAACCGCTTGTTTTACTCTCCCTGTTGAAAag ATATTGAAGAACTTCCTTGTATGGGTAGAACAAGATCTCGGCCCCTGGGGTCCTCTAGTGCT GGCAGTTGCGTACATACCTTTAACAGTTTTGGCGGTACCAGCATCAGTACTTACT CTAGGCGGTGGTTATCTTTTTGGCTTGCCTGTGGGTTTTGTTGCTGACTCTTGTGGCGCCACTCTTGGTGCAGCTGTCGCGTTCCTTCTTGGGAGAACA ATTGCAAGGTCATTTGTTATTTCCAAGTTAAAGGATTATCCGCAGTTCCGTGCAGTTGCACTAGCCATAGAGAAATCTGGATTTAAG ATTGTCTTGCTTCTCCGGCTTGTTCCAATGCTTCCATTTAGCGTGTTGAATTACCTATTATCTGTGACACCAGTTGCTTTAGGGGAGTACATGTTGGCTTCATGGTTGGGAATGGTG CCAATTACACTTGCTCTAGTGTATGCCGGGACAACTTTGAAGGATCTTTCTGATGTGACCCATGGATGGCATGAATTCTCCAAAACTCGTTGG GCACTTATTGTTTCTGGTCTTGTGTTGTCTG TGGTTTTATTAATATGTGTTACCAAAGTTGCGAAGTCTGCTTTGGATAAAGCATTGGCCGAAAATGAGGATATAGATGATGATGTGGGCGCAGCAGAAGAATCCACTGAAGTTGATCGTGTGGATCTCCAGCAGCCGCTACTAATCAAGATAGATTCCTCTGAAGACAGCCATGAGAAATGA
- the LOC135147901 gene encoding uncharacterized protein LOC135147901, with the protein MTNKEQIENLEAGLQRNRIESGVFEPSLSPYMLYLPSLIYQSTWLEKIRREQDLDQLVETQLLAGQTCTIYLFFSACCLRFLCQVLFYFNHVFSSNTVAVVLEQNLVSAISSSTQITPKDHLTVESADPCFSIGCKAANAGNFHPLQACWLKIFQKLVQLSRFRDLLIKLCPRLEP; encoded by the exons ATGACCAACAAGGAGCAAATTGAAAATCTTGAAGCTGGACTCCAGAGGAATAGGATTGAGTCAGGAGTTTTCGAACCATCATTAAGCCCTTATATGCTGTATCTTCCAAGTCTGATCTATCAGTCCACATGGTTGGAGAAAATAAGGAGG GAGCAAGATTTGGACCAACTAGTAGAAACCCAGCTCCTTGCTGGCCAAACATGcactatatatttgtttttcagCGCTTGTTGTCTTAGATTCCTCTGCCAGGTCCTTTTCTATTTTAATCATGTATTTTCATCGAATACAGTAGCCGTAGTTTTAGAACAGAACTTAGTTTCTGCTATCTCTTCAAGTACACAAATTACTCCGAAGGATCATTTGACTGTTGAATCAGCAGACCCTTGCTTCTCAATAGGATGTAAAGCTGCCAATGCTGGAAACT TTCATCCTCTGCAGGCTTGTTGGTTGAAGATCTTTCAAAAACTGGTACAGTTATCTCGATTCAGAGACTTGTTGATAAAGCTCTGTCCGCGACTTGAACCCTAA
- the LOC108195679 gene encoding adenylate isopentenyltransferase 5, chloroplastic has translation MRISFSACKQAPPQPLVNFRGGVVSMDPFMPWRRKDKVVILMGATGTGKSRLSIDLATSFPAEIINSDKIQVYEGLDIVTNKVTEEECRGVPHHLLGMIRSDADFTANDFRHHATIAVESIVSRDRLPIIAGGSNSFIKALVNDEFKSRYACCFLWVDVSFPVLHSYVSDRVDKMIESGLIDEVRQFFNPDSDDYTRGVRRAIGLPEMDEFLRAEARVDDETRDALLEMAIYKIKGNTSLLALKQLRNIRRLRKQMEWDMHRLDATEAFLKSGSESHEAWERRVGRPSRGIVGNFLCEEDSALSTSFIKMKASSLVGAAAVSTAVVAGAGR, from the coding sequence ATGAGGATATCATTTTCTGCCTGCAAACAAGCACCGCCGCAGCCCCTAGTGAATTTCCGCGGCGGAGTTGTGAGCATGGACCCCTTCATGCCATGGCGGCGGAAGGACAAAGTCGTGATTCTAATGGGAGCAACCGGCACAGGAAAATCAAGACTTTCAATCGACCTAGCCACTTCTTTCCCAGCTGAGATAATCAATTCGGATAAAATTCAAGTCTACGAAGGCTTAGATATTGTCACAAACAAGGTTACCGAAGAGGAATGTCGAGGCGTGCCGCATCATTTGCTAGGAATGATCCGTTCTGACGCAGATTTCACCGCCAATGATTTCCGACACCACGCCACCATAGCGGTGGAATCCATCGTGAGCCGGGACCGCCTCCCCATCATAGCCGGTGGCTCCAATTCATTCATAAAAGCTCTTGTAAACGACGAGTTTAAATCGAGGTACGCGTGCTGTTTCCTATGGGTTGACGTGTCATTCCCGGTCCTACACTCGTACGTGTCTGACCGGGTTGATAAAATGATCGAATCCGGGTTAATTGACGAGGTTCGGCAATTTTTCAACCCGGATTCGGATGATTATACGCGAGGAGTGAGGCGCGCCATCGGATTGCCAGAAATGGACGAGTTCCTGAGAGCCGAAGCTCGTGTAGATGATGAAACTAGAGATGCTCTGCTTGAAATGGCGATCTATAAAATAAAAGGTAACACGTCTTTATTGGCGCTGAAGCAATTAAGAAATATTCGAAGGCTGCGAAAACAAATGGAGTGGGACATGCATCGTTTGGATGCGACCGAGGCTTTTTTAAAGAGTGGATCGGAGTCGCACGAGGCGTGGGAAAGGCGAGTGGGAAGGCCGAGCAGAGGAATTGTTGGTAATTTTCTTTGTGAGGAAGATTCTGCACTATCGACTTCTTTTATCAAAATGAAGGCGTCGTCGCTCGTCGGAGCCGCTGCGGTTAGCACCGCAGTGGTTGCCGGCGCCGGTCGGTGA